The proteins below are encoded in one region of Campylobacter rectus:
- a CDS encoding cysteine ABC transporter substrate-binding protein — MKKLLFSFLAIFAAVFLMDQANVCAAETDALAKIKKRGYVRVGVFSDKPPFGYVDKEGKNQGYDIYFAKRIAKDLLGDESKVKFELVEAASRVEVLVSDKVDITLANFTKTPERTRVVDFALPYMKVSLGVVSPNGAVIKSVDELKGKKLIVNKGTTADAYFTKNHPDIELVKYDQNTETFAALVDKRGTALAHDNALLFAWAKENPGFTVGIEALGEIDVIAPAVKKRNKALLEWLNNEIIELGKENFFHKNYDATLRPIYGDSVDPESLVVEGGKP, encoded by the coding sequence ATGAAAAAACTTTTGTTTTCATTTTTGGCAATATTCGCCGCCGTCTTTCTAATGGATCAAGCTAATGTTTGCGCTGCCGAAACGGACGCTTTAGCTAAGATCAAAAAGCGCGGATACGTGCGCGTGGGCGTCTTTAGCGACAAGCCGCCGTTTGGTTACGTCGATAAAGAGGGCAAAAATCAAGGATATGATATCTATTTCGCCAAACGCATCGCAAAGGATTTGCTAGGCGACGAGAGCAAGGTAAAATTTGAACTCGTAGAGGCCGCGAGTCGCGTCGAGGTGCTGGTGTCCGACAAAGTCGATATCACTTTGGCAAATTTCACAAAAACGCCTGAGCGTACTAGAGTCGTTGATTTCGCGCTTCCGTATATGAAGGTGTCCCTAGGCGTCGTTAGTCCCAACGGTGCCGTCATAAAAAGCGTGGACGAGCTAAAAGGCAAAAAGCTAATCGTAAATAAAGGCACGACCGCGGATGCGTATTTTACGAAAAATCACCCCGACATCGAGCTTGTAAAATACGACCAAAACACCGAAACCTTCGCCGCCCTAGTCGATAAAAGAGGCACGGCTCTAGCGCACGATAACGCGCTGCTTTTTGCGTGGGCTAAAGAAAACCCGGGCTTTACCGTCGGTATCGAAGCCCTAGGCGAGATCGACGTCATCGCGCCAGCAGTCAAAAAAAGAAACAAAGCGCTACTTGAATGGCTAAATAACGAAATCATAGAACTCGGCAAGGAAAATTTCTTTCACAAAAACTACGACGCTACGCTAAGACCGATCTACGGCGATAGCGTAGATCCGGAATCTCTCGTCGTCGAAGGCGGCAAGCCGTAA
- the truA gene encoding tRNA pseudouridine(38-40) synthase TruA yields MRLKLVFSYDGSKFQGSQTQPHENGVEDALGAALAHVGIFSKIISSSRTDKGVHANNQVACVECGEHFRDFTRLKSLINRHAHPAVHVKFISRARDCFHPRYDATARAYRYVINHGEFSPFLAPYETFLPRFDLNLANELLALFVGEHDFSAFMKLGSDVKSPVRRVSKAFCYARGERSIIVFKANGFLRAQVRLMVASVFKALELAKNGKFKETDVREFKFKSAKAANLSANLTEPNFEKGSLNLCSNLSGKPEEVKFDAANLSKRADKNLSINTAKESRKLDFTADGTAFKFDEDLKTSDDKNLVSNSMGLGRNVNLDGIVNLNANAAGCGDVLAANEKNINRDEFKSNANLSSAKGSNLKASSTDYDALKFGAEHVNLSSNLNKTGSIRHQIAAQKIGNESINSALNLTQTISASRIQNAEPKISGKNTNENLASSASDCLGANFLKAKELLRRAIYEQKPLTRIPAPPNGLYLNRVFYE; encoded by the coding sequence GTGCGCCTTAAGCTCGTTTTTAGCTACGACGGGTCGAAGTTCCAGGGCTCGCAGACCCAGCCGCACGAAAACGGCGTCGAGGACGCTCTAGGTGCGGCTCTAGCGCATGTAGGCATTTTTAGCAAAATAATCTCCAGCTCGCGCACCGATAAGGGCGTGCACGCAAACAATCAAGTCGCCTGCGTGGAGTGCGGCGAGCATTTTAGGGACTTTACCCGCCTAAAATCACTCATCAACCGTCACGCCCACCCCGCCGTTCACGTCAAATTTATAAGCCGAGCTCGGGACTGCTTCCACCCGCGCTACGACGCTACGGCCAGAGCCTACCGCTACGTCATAAATCACGGAGAATTTTCGCCTTTTTTGGCGCCTTACGAGACTTTTTTGCCGAGATTTGACCTAAATTTAGCAAACGAACTGCTTGCGCTTTTTGTCGGCGAGCACGATTTTAGCGCGTTTATGAAGCTTGGCAGCGATGTCAAAAGCCCAGTACGTCGCGTCTCAAAGGCATTTTGCTACGCGCGCGGCGAGCGGTCGATCATCGTTTTTAAAGCAAACGGTTTTTTGCGCGCTCAGGTTCGCCTTATGGTTGCTAGCGTCTTTAAGGCGCTCGAGCTTGCCAAAAACGGCAAATTTAAAGAAACGGACGTGCGGGAGTTTAAATTTAAGAGTGCCAAAGCGGCGAATTTGAGCGCAAATTTAACGGAGCCGAATTTTGAAAAAGGCAGCTTAAATTTATGCTCAAATTTAAGCGGCAAGCCTGAGGAGGTAAAATTTGATGCGGCAAATTTGAGCAAAAGAGCGGACAAAAATTTAAGTATAAATACCGCCAAAGAAAGCCGCAAGCTAGATTTTACCGCAGACGGGACGGCCTTTAAATTTGACGAAGATTTAAAAACAAGCGACGATAAAAATTTAGTCTCAAATTCAATGGGTCTTGGGCGCAACGTAAATTTGGACGGTATAGTAAATTTAAACGCAAACGCTGCGGGTTGCGGCGACGTCTTGGCGGCAAACGAAAAAAACATAAATCGGGACGAATTTAAAAGCAACGCGAATTTATCGAGCGCGAAAGGCTCAAATTTGAAAGCGAGCTCTACCGATTATGACGCCTTAAAATTTGGCGCCGAACACGTAAATTTAAGCTCAAATTTAAACAAAACCGGTAGCATCCGGCACCAAATCGCCGCCCAAAAAATCGGTAACGAAAGCATAAATTCGGCTTTAAATTTAACCCAAACGATAAGCGCAAGCCGGATCCAAAATGCCGAGCCAAAAATAAGCGGCAAAAATACAAACGAAAATTTAGCCTCGAGCGCAAGCGACTGCTTGGGCGCAAATTTTCTCAAAGCAAAAGAGCTTTTGCGCCGAGCTATCTACGAGCAAAAGCCGCTCACGCGCATCCCGGCGCCGCCAAACGGCCTTTATCTAAACCGAGTTTTTTACGAATAA
- a CDS encoding LptF/LptG family permease has protein sequence MDRTARYLFSNFLSTFASLFATLFLIMSIVFFIQIARITSYIEITFLELFKLYMFMLPRVLLFTVPIAFFSSLALMFFRLSRENESIVLFTLGYSPVRIAKFFLIVSGAVSIFLIVTAIVLIPTAAELNSNFVAYKKTVAKLNLKTTEFGQKFSDWMVFIQNEKHDENGTLYEGVTLYSPKEGAHRLVLAKNARLTNDNAVLEFTLSDGKIYDIGDASWHKTDFGTMKIRTVQEDSVAQTKSFWQYWQAMSEDKKRAKDFATYVLIALFPLATTLFALSLGIVTYRYEKGFVYFGIFGVLFGYFTLIMLFSSRVFIAIAAIFSLFFISSIFSFRAKILKRY, from the coding sequence ATGGATAGGACGGCGCGCTATCTTTTCTCAAATTTTCTAAGCACGTTCGCATCGCTGTTTGCGACGCTTTTTCTCATTATGTCGATCGTGTTTTTTATCCAGATCGCGCGCATCACCTCCTACATCGAGATCACCTTTTTAGAGCTTTTTAAGCTCTATATGTTTATGCTGCCTAGAGTGCTGCTTTTTACCGTGCCCATCGCGTTTTTTTCCTCGCTCGCGCTTATGTTTTTCAGGCTTTCTCGCGAAAACGAGAGCATCGTGCTTTTTACCCTCGGATATTCGCCCGTTAGGATCGCTAAATTTTTTCTCATCGTTAGCGGCGCGGTCTCAATCTTTCTCATCGTCACCGCGATAGTGCTGATCCCCACGGCTGCAGAGCTAAACTCAAATTTCGTCGCATACAAAAAAACCGTCGCCAAGCTAAATTTAAAAACAACCGAATTCGGGCAAAAATTCTCCGACTGGATGGTCTTTATCCAAAACGAAAAGCACGACGAGAACGGCACTCTTTACGAAGGCGTGACGCTTTATTCGCCAAAAGAAGGCGCGCATCGCCTGGTTCTTGCTAAAAACGCGCGCCTAACCAACGACAACGCCGTGCTTGAATTTACGCTATCAGACGGCAAAATTTACGATATCGGGGACGCTTCGTGGCACAAAACGGACTTTGGCACGATGAAAATCCGCACCGTCCAAGAGGACAGCGTCGCGCAGACGAAGTCGTTTTGGCAGTATTGGCAGGCGATGAGCGAGGATAAAAAACGCGCCAAAGACTTCGCTACCTACGTTCTCATCGCGCTTTTCCCGCTAGCGACGACGCTTTTTGCTTTGAGCCTGGGTATCGTGACCTACCGTTACGAAAAGGGCTTTGTGTATTTTGGTATTTTTGGCGTGCTTTTTGGCTATTTTACGCTCATTATGCTCTTTAGTTCGCGCGTTTTTATCGCGATTGCGGCGATATTTTCTCTATTTTTTATCTCCTCGATTTTTAGCTTTAGGGCTAAAATTTTAAAAAGATACTAA
- a CDS encoding prepilin peptidase — protein sequence MIFAVLFFVLLFFILGAVVGSFSNVLIYRMPRGESINFPASHCQSCKTPLKPYHNVPIFAWLFLRGKCAFCGEKISFQYPLVELACALLCVLAYFFETRGLEPFADGFYAAIFKAAMLGVCFILLLALSLIDLRYKAVPDPLLFASVAFSLLYGFNPPASFDSEGLLSAFDSFINAAIFMFAFWLLRALVSLALKREAMGSADIFIAGVMGAILGIKLGLMAIYVSALLTLPAYVIVRKRGYELPFVPFLSLATLIVYAFKDQFIYILRLIYG from the coding sequence ATGATTTTCGCCGTTTTATTTTTTGTTCTATTATTTTTCATCTTAGGCGCCGTAGTCGGCAGCTTTAGCAACGTCCTAATCTACCGCATGCCGCGCGGCGAGAGCATAAATTTCCCCGCCTCGCACTGCCAAAGCTGTAAGACCCCGCTAAAGCCGTATCACAACGTCCCGATTTTCGCGTGGCTGTTTTTGCGCGGCAAATGCGCATTTTGCGGCGAAAAAATCAGCTTTCAGTATCCGCTGGTCGAGCTTGCCTGCGCCCTACTTTGCGTGCTTGCGTATTTTTTCGAAACCCGCGGGCTGGAGCCTTTTGCGGACGGCTTTTATGCCGCGATTTTCAAGGCGGCGATGCTTGGTGTCTGCTTTATCTTGCTGCTAGCGCTTAGCTTGATTGATCTTCGCTACAAGGCCGTTCCCGATCCGCTGCTCTTTGCCAGCGTCGCATTTTCACTGCTTTACGGCTTTAATCCCCCTGCATCTTTTGACTCGGAGGGGCTTTTGAGCGCCTTTGATTCGTTTATAAACGCCGCGATTTTTATGTTTGCTTTTTGGCTACTGCGCGCACTCGTTAGTCTAGCCCTCAAGCGCGAGGCTATGGGCTCTGCAGATATTTTTATCGCGGGCGTTATGGGAGCGATTTTGGGCATCAAGCTCGGCCTTATGGCGATCTACGTCTCGGCGCTACTGACGCTACCCGCATACGTTATCGTACGAAAGCGCGGATACGAGCTGCCTTTCGTGCCGTTTTTGAGCCTTGCCACGCTCATCGTTTATGCGTTTAAGGATCAGTTTATCTACATCCTGAGGCTCATTTATGGATAG
- the uppS gene encoding polyprenyl diphosphate synthase, whose product MNELNHLAIIMDGNGRWAKSRGLLRTKGHETGANVVEQMCEFCIDEGVAVLSLYAFSTENWKRPKSEVAFLMELLHKFLLSKRESFIKNGIKFNVIGDESPLSDKLKNEITDIKNATAQNSRLKLNLALNYGAKDEILRAFRRFCKKNGGEFDTQNLALNLSEDSLQGCLDEPAPIDLLVRTGGEQRLSNFMLWQASYAEFAFTPTLWPDFTREELARITAKFKKKDRRFGGL is encoded by the coding sequence ATGAACGAGCTAAATCACCTCGCGATCATCATGGACGGCAACGGCAGATGGGCCAAAAGCCGCGGTTTGCTACGTACAAAAGGGCACGAAACGGGCGCGAACGTCGTAGAGCAGATGTGCGAGTTTTGCATCGACGAGGGCGTGGCGGTGCTGAGTCTTTATGCATTTAGCACCGAAAACTGGAAGCGCCCAAAGAGCGAAGTGGCGTTTTTGATGGAGCTTTTGCATAAATTTTTGCTCTCAAAACGCGAGAGCTTTATCAAAAACGGTATCAAATTTAACGTTATCGGCGACGAAAGTCCGCTAAGCGACAAGCTAAAAAACGAGATAACCGATATCAAAAACGCGACCGCTCAAAACTCTAGGCTAAAGCTAAATTTGGCCCTAAACTACGGCGCAAAAGATGAAATTTTAAGAGCTTTTAGGAGATTTTGCAAAAAAAACGGAGGAGAATTTGACACTCAAAACTTAGCTCTAAATTTAAGCGAAGATAGCCTGCAAGGCTGCCTCGATGAGCCCGCGCCCATCGACCTTCTCGTGCGCACGGGCGGTGAGCAGAGGCTATCAAATTTTATGCTTTGGCAAGCCTCATACGCCGAGTTTGCCTTTACGCCCACACTTTGGCCTGATTTTACGCGCGAGGAGCTAGCCCGGATAACGGCGAAATTTAAGAAAAAAGATAGAAGGTTCGGCGGGCTGTGA
- the coaBC gene encoding bifunctional phosphopantothenoylcysteine decarboxylase/phosphopantothenate--cysteine ligase CoaBC encodes MLKNKKILLAVCGSIAFYKAYEILSALKKEGADVRVMLSEGALKFCSEAGFEALCEHKILTSHTESWQDGLNHIAYAKTDLILIAPASVNTINKLASGICDNVFMQTLIASPAPLLIAPAANDKMLNHFSTRKNFEFLAANGARFIEPVEKTLACGDTGKGALADVSTIIYETKRMLTEPKFKGQKVIVTGGATSEKIDDVRAVTNLSSGKMAKALAGAFYYAGADVTLIASFETANAPYKTLKFQSSAELKELLRANLTDANLLAMAAAVSDYAPKTKFEGKLKKQNLGEIWTLELAQNEDILGSLADFKNVKKIGFKMETDAANAMQNAKNMLEKKSLDAVCLNVLGGDINFGSDSTQITFITHRGAQNIALTSKEDAARQIVNLASNL; translated from the coding sequence ATGCTCAAAAATAAAAAAATTTTGCTCGCGGTTTGCGGCAGTATCGCATTTTACAAGGCTTATGAAATTTTATCCGCGCTAAAAAAAGAGGGCGCGGACGTGCGAGTTATGCTTAGCGAAGGAGCGCTCAAATTTTGCTCGGAAGCTGGCTTTGAAGCGCTGTGCGAGCATAAAATTTTAACCTCGCACACCGAGAGTTGGCAGGACGGGCTAAATCACATCGCCTACGCCAAAACCGATCTTATCTTGATCGCGCCCGCGAGCGTAAATACGATAAACAAGCTTGCAAGCGGCATTTGCGATAACGTCTTCATGCAGACTCTGATCGCTAGCCCGGCTCCGCTCCTCATCGCGCCCGCGGCCAACGATAAAATGCTAAATCACTTCTCTACGCGCAAAAATTTCGAGTTTTTAGCGGCAAACGGCGCGAGATTTATCGAACCGGTAGAAAAAACCCTAGCCTGCGGCGACACGGGTAAAGGCGCGCTGGCAGACGTTTCTACGATCATCTACGAAACCAAAAGGATGCTAACGGAGCCAAAATTTAAAGGACAAAAGGTTATCGTAACGGGCGGCGCCACGAGCGAAAAGATCGACGACGTAAGAGCCGTGACAAATCTATCTAGCGGCAAGATGGCAAAAGCGCTGGCGGGCGCCTTTTACTACGCAGGTGCGGACGTGACGCTGATAGCTAGCTTTGAGACGGCGAACGCGCCCTATAAAACGCTTAAATTTCAAAGCTCGGCGGAGCTAAAAGAGCTGCTACGCGCAAATTTGACGGACGCAAATTTGCTCGCGATGGCGGCTGCGGTGAGCGACTACGCTCCAAAAACCAAATTTGAAGGCAAGCTAAAAAAGCAAAACTTAGGCGAAATTTGGACGCTAGAGCTAGCGCAAAACGAGGATATTTTGGGCTCTTTGGCGGATTTTAAAAACGTAAAAAAAATCGGCTTTAAAATGGAAACGGACGCCGCAAACGCCATGCAAAACGCAAAAAATATGCTTGAAAAAAAGAGCCTCGACGCCGTTTGTCTAAATGTGCTGGGCGGCGATATAAATTTCGGCTCGGATAGCACGCAAATCACCTTTATCACGCATCGCGGCGCGCAAAATATCGCGCTAACATCCAAAGAGGACGCGGCGCGGCAAATCGTAAATTTAGCAAGCAACCTATGA
- the glmU gene encoding bifunctional UDP-N-acetylglucosamine diphosphorylase/glucosamine-1-phosphate N-acetyltransferase GlmU — MSDIGVVVLAAGLGTRMKSSRPKVLFELCGEPMIIHILRKAYEISSDVSVVLSYQKEFVEAKIKEIFPQTKIYEQNLKEFPGTAGALKNIPLNSEKTLILCGDMPLIKTNDLIRLSAGNADVALSVFEAADPYGYGRVIVNNGKVEAIVEQKDATETQKMIKSANAGCYCFKSEVLREILPLIGNENSQKEFYLTDAIKIANERGLKCWAISVEEQNFMGINDKFQLSIAENLMQEEIKKNLMKAGVLMRLPNSVYIDARAKFEGECVIEENVSVIGECLIKNSVIKSGSVVESSVVEDSDVGPLAHLRPKCEIKNTHIGNFVELKAARLNGVKAGHLSYLGDCEIGQDTNVGCGTITCNYDGKAKHKTIIGKNVFIGSDTQLIAPVKVGDDVLIAAGSTVTSDVPSGALAISRTKQVNKEGFFYKFFNDTKSDENAQK; from the coding sequence ATGAGCGATATAGGCGTAGTGGTGCTTGCCGCGGGGCTTGGCACGAGGATGAAATCAAGCAGGCCAAAGGTGCTTTTCGAGCTTTGCGGAGAGCCGATGATCATACATATTTTGCGCAAGGCTTATGAGATCAGTAGCGACGTGAGCGTGGTTTTGAGCTATCAAAAAGAGTTCGTCGAAGCCAAAATCAAAGAAATTTTCCCTCAAACTAAAATTTACGAGCAAAATTTAAAAGAGTTCCCCGGCACCGCGGGCGCGCTAAAAAACATCCCGCTAAATAGCGAAAAAACGCTGATTTTATGCGGAGATATGCCGCTTATCAAAACCAACGATCTGATTCGCCTAAGCGCGGGCAACGCAGACGTCGCGCTAAGCGTTTTTGAGGCGGCAGACCCCTACGGATACGGCCGCGTGATCGTAAATAACGGCAAAGTCGAGGCCATCGTCGAGCAAAAAGACGCGACCGAGACGCAAAAAATGATAAAAAGCGCAAACGCCGGCTGCTACTGCTTTAAAAGCGAGGTTTTGCGAGAGATTTTGCCTCTCATCGGCAACGAAAACTCGCAGAAAGAATTTTACCTAACCGACGCGATAAAAATTGCAAACGAGCGCGGTCTAAAGTGCTGGGCTATCAGCGTCGAAGAGCAAAATTTTATGGGCATAAACGATAAATTTCAGCTCAGTATCGCCGAAAATTTGATGCAGGAGGAGATCAAGAAAAATTTGATGAAAGCGGGCGTGCTAATGCGGCTACCAAACAGCGTCTATATCGATGCTAGAGCAAAATTTGAAGGCGAATGCGTCATCGAAGAAAACGTAAGCGTCATCGGAGAGTGCCTCATCAAAAACTCCGTCATCAAAAGCGGCTCGGTCGTAGAAAGCTCCGTCGTCGAGGATTCGGACGTCGGCCCTCTAGCGCACCTGCGCCCAAAATGCGAGATCAAAAACACCCACATAGGAAATTTTGTCGAGCTAAAGGCAGCCAGGCTAAACGGCGTCAAGGCGGGCCACCTAAGCTATCTGGGCGACTGCGAGATCGGCCAGGATACAAACGTAGGCTGCGGCACTATCACGTGCAACTACGACGGCAAAGCCAAGCACAAAACGATAATCGGCAAAAACGTCTTTATCGGCTCGGACACCCAGCTCATAGCCCCCGTAAAAGTCGGCGACGACGTGCTAATCGCCGCGGGAAGCACCGTAACTAGCGACGTGCCAAGCGGCGCACTAGCCATCAGCCGCACGAAACAGGTCAATAAAGAAGGCTTTTTTTATAAATTTTTTAACGACACGAAAAGCGACGAAAATGCTCAAAAATAA
- a CDS encoding motility protein A, with protein MDLGSLVGWIVIMVLLLGSMQMGVGVGAYIDIPSVLIVFGGTICALMIGFKMEQIKKLGTFYGIAAKPKTYNLPEIVKKMVEYSTKARRDGILALENDANNETDPFLKKGLSMAVDGNEPDAIRTLLEIDMEQSSSRHNDNIKIFDQISGFAGSMGMIGTLIGLVAMLMNMSDPSAIGPSMAVALITTLYGAMIGNILGAPVANILGIRDKDENTAKVLMLEGIMAIQAGDNPRTLEMKLLSFLPPKERVSQFDK; from the coding sequence ATGGATTTAGGTAGCCTCGTCGGTTGGATAGTCATTATGGTGCTTCTGCTCGGTTCCATGCAAATGGGCGTAGGCGTCGGAGCTTACATTGATATTCCTTCGGTTTTGATCGTTTTTGGCGGTACTATTTGTGCGCTGATGATCGGCTTTAAGATGGAGCAGATAAAAAAACTGGGCACGTTTTACGGTATCGCGGCAAAACCTAAAACTTATAATTTGCCCGAAATCGTAAAAAAGATGGTCGAATACTCTACCAAAGCCCGTCGCGACGGCATTTTGGCGCTTGAGAACGATGCGAACAACGAAACCGATCCGTTTTTAAAAAAAGGCCTGTCTATGGCGGTGGACGGCAATGAACCCGACGCCATCAGAACGCTGCTTGAGATAGATATGGAGCAGTCAAGCTCGCGCCACAACGATAATATCAAAATCTTCGATCAAATTTCAGGCTTTGCGGGCTCGATGGGTATGATCGGCACCCTCATCGGCCTGGTCGCGATGCTGATGAATATGTCCGACCCCTCGGCTATCGGTCCGTCGATGGCGGTCGCGCTCATTACGACGCTTTACGGAGCGATGATAGGAAATATTTTAGGCGCGCCCGTGGCAAATATCCTAGGTATCCGCGACAAGGACGAAAATACCGCAAAAGTGCTGATGCTAGAGGGTATAATGGCGATACAAGCGGGCGACAATCCTAGGACGCTAGAGATGAAGCTGTTGTCGTTTTTGCCGCCTAAAGAGCGCGTAAGTCAGTTTGATAAGTAG
- a CDS encoding flagellar motor protein MotB translates to MAKKLIDPADCPKCLPGWLAAFGDLMSLLLCFFVLLLSMSTMDAKKLEAAIGSLSGALGILESGVKPDAGAEQNQDDHATSNKERTGVKSNFEQTLRSINELLHASGSPEVTFEESESGFVIRLPANLLFDKDSARLQNDDALLFLKRIAMVIAKLPPDVVANVIGHTDSEQPGSAEFKDNWQLSSARAISVVTELIKDGVDPKKLTASAKAEFEPFATNFTEQGREKNRRVEIHFVSLNSDDKAKTQKSILDVQE, encoded by the coding sequence ATGGCTAAAAAGTTAATCGATCCCGCCGACTGCCCCAAATGCCTACCGGGATGGCTAGCGGCGTTTGGCGACTTGATGTCGCTTTTGCTTTGCTTTTTTGTGCTGCTGCTTTCGATGAGTACTATGGACGCTAAAAAGCTAGAAGCCGCGATCGGCTCGCTTAGCGGGGCTTTGGGGATTTTAGAGAGCGGCGTAAAGCCCGATGCCGGCGCCGAGCAAAATCAAGACGACCACGCCACCTCAAACAAAGAGCGCACGGGCGTGAAGTCGAATTTCGAGCAGACCCTGCGCTCTATCAACGAGCTTTTGCACGCCAGCGGCTCGCCCGAGGTCACGTTTGAGGAGAGCGAGAGCGGATTTGTGATCAGATTGCCCGCGAATTTGCTTTTCGACAAGGACAGCGCACGGCTACAAAACGACGATGCGTTGCTGTTTTTAAAACGTATCGCGATGGTGATAGCAAAGCTACCGCCCGACGTCGTAGCAAACGTGATCGGACACACAGATAGCGAGCAGCCGGGGTCTGCGGAGTTTAAAGACAACTGGCAGCTATCCTCGGCTCGCGCCATCAGCGTGGTGACGGAGCTCATCAAAGACGGCGTCGATCCTAAAAAACTAACCGCATCCGCAAAGGCCGAATTTGAGCCCTTTGCGACGAATTTCACCGAGCAGGGCAGGGAGAAAAATCGCAGAGTCGAGATCCACTTCGTTTCGTTAAATTCGGACGACAAAGCTAAAACGCAAAAAAGCATACTGGACGTGCAGGAGTAA
- the fliP gene encoding flagellar type III secretion system pore protein FliP (The bacterial flagellar biogenesis protein FliP forms a type III secretion system (T3SS)-type pore required for flagellar assembly.), with translation MTFLLFFIFAAVAIGEDNVTIPTVNLSLSAPTTPTQLVSSLNVLLVLTVLTLAPSLVFMMTSFLRLIIVFSFLRQAMGTQQMPPSTVLISLAMVLTFFIMEPVGKQAYEAGVRPYLGEQIGYQEAFERGVKPFREFMIKNTREKDLALFLRIRNMPNPQSFDDIPLTVVMSAFMISEMKTAFEIAFLLYLPFLVIDMVVSSVLMAMGMMMLPPTMISLPFKLLIFILVDGWNLLVMNLVKSFH, from the coding sequence CTGACGTTTTTGCTGTTTTTTATCTTTGCGGCGGTCGCGATAGGCGAGGATAACGTCACGATCCCGACCGTAAATCTCAGCCTAAGCGCGCCTACTACGCCGACCCAGCTGGTTAGCTCGCTAAACGTCCTACTCGTCCTCACCGTCCTCACGCTCGCTCCTTCGCTCGTTTTTATGATGACGAGTTTTTTGCGGCTCATTATCGTTTTTTCGTTTTTGCGACAAGCTATGGGCACGCAGCAGATGCCGCCCTCTACGGTGCTCATTAGCCTTGCGATGGTGCTTACGTTTTTTATCATGGAGCCCGTGGGCAAGCAAGCCTACGAAGCGGGCGTGCGGCCGTATCTTGGCGAGCAAATCGGCTACCAAGAGGCTTTTGAACGCGGCGTGAAGCCGTTTCGCGAGTTTATGATAAAAAATACGCGGGAAAAAGATCTGGCGCTGTTTTTGCGCATCAGAAATATGCCAAATCCGCAAAGCTTCGACGATATCCCGCTCACGGTCGTGATGAGCGCGTTTATGATCAGCGAGATGAAAACGGCGTTTGAGATAGCCTTTTTGCTCTATCTGCCGTTTTTGGTCATCGATATGGTCGTTAGCTCCGTGCTTATGGCGATGGGTATGATGATGCTGCCGCCGACGATGATATCCTTACCGTTTAAGCTGCTTATTTTTATACTCGTCGACGGGTGGAATTTGCTCGTTATGAACCTCGTTAAAAGCTTTCATTAG